A window of the Capricornis sumatraensis isolate serow.1 chromosome 9, serow.2, whole genome shotgun sequence genome harbors these coding sequences:
- the LPAR2 gene encoding lysophosphatidic acid receptor 2, with the protein MGQCYYNETIGFFYNNSGKELSSHWRPKDLVVVALGLTVSVLVLLTNLLVIAAIASNRRFHQPIYYLLGNLAAADLFAGVAYLFLMFHTGPRTARLSLRGWFVRQGLLDTSLTASVATLLAIAVERHRSVMAVQLHSRLPRGRVIMLIVGVWVAALGLGLLPAHSWHCLCALDRCSRMAPLLSRSYLAVWALSSLLVFLLMVAVYTRIFFYVRRRVQRMSEHVSCHPRYRETTLNLVKTVVIILGAFVVCWTPGQVVLLLDGLGCKSCNVLAVEKYFLLLAEANSLVNAVVYSCRDAEMRLTFRRLLCCRCLRPSTHESVRYTASTHTGTSTRIMLPENGHSLMDSTL; encoded by the exons ATGGGCCAGTGCTACTACAATGAGACCATCGGCTTCTTCTACAACAACAGCGGCAAGGAGCTCAGCTCCCACTGGCGGCCCAAAGATCTGGTCGTGGTGGCGCTGGGCCTGACTGTCAGCGTGCTGGTGCTTCTGACCAACCTGCTGGTCATCGCAGCCATCGCCTCCAATCGCCGCTTCCACCAGCCCATTTACTACCTGCTCGGCAACCTGGCCGCAGCTGACCTCTTTGCCGGTGTGGCCTACCTCTTCCTCATGTTCCACACAGGCCCGCGCACAGCCCGGCTGTCACTCCGGGGCTGGTTCGTGCGGCAGGGCCTGCTGGACACGAGCCTGACGGCCTCCGTGGCCACACTTCTGGCCATTGCCGTGGAGCGGCACCGCAGTGTGATGGCCGTGCAGCTGCACAGCCGCCTGCCCCGAGGCCGGGTCATCATGCTGATTGTGGGCGTGTGGGTGGCcgcgctggggctggggctgctgcCCGCCCACTCCTGGCACTGCCTCTGTGCCCTGGACCGCTGCTCTCGAATGGCCCCCCTGCTCAGCCGCTCCTACCTCGCCGTCTGGGCACTGTCCAGCCTGCTCGTCTTCCTGCTCATGGTGGCTGTCTACACCCGCATCTTCTTCTATGTGAGGCGGCGAGTGCAGCGCATGTCCGAGCATGTCAGCTGCCACCCCCGCTACCGTGAAACGACGCTGAACCTGGTCAAGACGGTTGTCATCATCCTAG GGGCGTTTGTGGTCTGCTGGACGCCGGGCCAGGTGGTGCTCCTCCTGGATGGTCTGGGCTGCAAGTCCTGCAACGTCCTGGCAGTGGAGAAGTATTTCCTACTCTTAGCCGAGGCCAACTCTCTGGTCAATGCTGTGGTATACTCCTGCCGTGATGCTGAGATGCGCCTCACTTTCCGCCGTCTCCTCTGCTGTCGGTGCCTCCGCCCATCTACCCATGAGTCTGTTCGCTACACAGCCTCCACTCACACAGGCACTAGCACTCGCATCATGCTTCCTGAGAATGGCCATTCCCTGATGGACTCCACCCTTTAG